In Brevibacillus brevis NBRC 100599, a single genomic region encodes these proteins:
- the mntR gene encoding transcriptional regulator MntR produces the protein MPPTPSMEDYLERIYNLIEEKGYARVSDIAEALEVHPSSVTKMVQKLDKDKYLVYEKYRGLVLTPKGKKIGKRLVDRHALLEEFMRIIGLDEEHIYQDVEGIEHHLSWESITCLEYLVQYFEADPKRIEELRNIRLLDEQKEE, from the coding sequence ATGCCGCCGACGCCGAGTATGGAAGACTATTTGGAACGCATTTACAACTTAATTGAAGAAAAGGGCTATGCTCGTGTCTCCGATATTGCTGAAGCGTTGGAAGTACATCCCTCTTCGGTCACGAAAATGGTTCAGAAACTAGACAAAGACAAGTATCTCGTTTATGAAAAATACCGTGGGCTTGTCTTGACGCCAAAAGGGAAGAAAATCGGGAAACGCCTTGTGGACCGTCACGCTCTTCTAGAAGAATTTATGCGGATCATTGGCTTAGATGAAGAGCATATTTATCAGGATGTGGAAGGAATCGAGCATCACCTGAGCTGGGAATCGATTACATGTCTGGAGTATCTGGTTCAGTACTTCGAGGCAGATCCAAAGCGTATAGAAGAGCTTCGTAACATTCGTTTGTTAGATGAGCAAAAAGAGGAATAG
- a CDS encoding YqhR family membrane protein, whose amino-acid sequence MEISKTGRRHKQARISHTEEGRQGSKRVSFSKILEVAFWGTIIWGLVRLMAHFLHMTPYGVGAFARPFIGIEDENTFASVCLGGIVLFVETFVASFVFSLLFSRIRAWWLGLVYGAVMLGIAGFFFHIGNWEVATFSTEGAWYLTFGLFIGMTIMLEQSDENHAWNEYTR is encoded by the coding sequence ATGGAAATAAGCAAGACAGGACGAAGGCACAAGCAAGCACGCATATCCCATACAGAAGAAGGCAGGCAAGGGAGTAAAAGAGTGTCCTTCTCGAAGATTTTGGAGGTGGCATTCTGGGGAACGATTATTTGGGGGCTCGTTCGATTGATGGCTCACTTTTTGCACATGACTCCGTACGGAGTCGGAGCATTTGCACGTCCCTTTATCGGTATCGAGGACGAAAATACGTTTGCGAGCGTGTGCCTTGGTGGTATCGTGCTGTTCGTTGAAACTTTCGTTGCTTCATTTGTATTCAGCTTGCTATTTAGTCGGATCCGTGCGTGGTGGTTGGGGCTCGTCTACGGGGCGGTCATGTTAGGGATAGCGGGTTTCTTCTTTCATATCGGAAATTGGGAGGTTGCCACCTTCAGTACGGAAGGCGCTTGGTATTTGACGTTTGGCTTGTTCATTGGGATGACAATCATGCTCGAGCAATCAGACGAGAATCATGCATGGAATGAGTACACAAGGTAG
- the aroQ gene encoding type II 3-dehydroquinate dehydratase, whose product MTSVLLLNGPNLNLLGTREPDVYGRETLEDVVTILTGVMDELGGKLEHLQSNHEGVLIDAIHQARGVHDGILINPGAFTHYSYAIRDALASVALPTIEVHISNIHTREPFRHHSVIAPITIGQVVGLGIDGYEWALRALVRKIEKK is encoded by the coding sequence ATGACTTCCGTCTTGTTATTGAACGGGCCCAACCTGAATTTATTGGGGACGAGGGAGCCGGATGTTTACGGAAGGGAAACGCTGGAGGATGTGGTGACAATCCTGACGGGTGTTATGGATGAGTTGGGCGGAAAGCTTGAGCATCTCCAATCGAATCATGAAGGTGTCCTCATCGACGCGATTCATCAAGCGAGAGGTGTCCATGACGGCATCCTGATCAATCCAGGCGCATTCACCCATTACAGCTATGCGATCCGAGACGCTTTGGCCAGTGTAGCTCTTCCGACGATTGAAGTACATATTTCCAATATTCATACACGGGAACCATTTCGCCATCACTCAGTCATCGCACCTATTACGATTGGACAAGTTGTCGGGCTGGGGATCGATGGATATGAATGGGCGTTAAGAGCGCTCGTCCGTAAAATCGAAAAAAAATAA
- a CDS encoding DUF1385 domain-containing protein, translating to MVIELAQQNVPSYGGQAVIEGVMFGGKTTTVTAVRKKNHEIEYFESPRSEYKWITTLKKIPFLRGIVGLVEASANGAKHLNFASEQYSKESGEEASESPSKLTMILGVAVVGVLSFLFGKFVFTLVPVFLADFLLGKWVPDGVPQTLAEGGFKILLLLGYITAIAQTPLIKRLFQYHGAEHKVINAFESGVELTVANVQKFSALHYRCGSSFLIFSVFVGVVIYSLFSYDSLTERVVQRIVLLPLVIGVSYEVLQWTNKLRDVPVLRYLGYPGLWLQKITTREPDDSQVEVAIASFQKMRELDQKHVQERMVTTG from the coding sequence ATGGTGATTGAATTGGCGCAACAAAACGTACCTAGCTACGGCGGTCAGGCCGTCATCGAAGGTGTTATGTTCGGTGGCAAAACCACGACCGTTACAGCTGTTCGCAAAAAAAATCATGAAATTGAGTATTTTGAATCCCCAAGGTCCGAATATAAATGGATTACTACGCTAAAAAAGATTCCGTTTTTGCGTGGGATTGTTGGTTTGGTCGAAGCCAGCGCCAATGGGGCCAAACATCTCAACTTCGCCTCTGAACAATACAGTAAGGAGTCTGGAGAAGAAGCCTCCGAAAGTCCATCGAAGCTCACCATGATTTTAGGTGTTGCTGTTGTCGGAGTACTTTCCTTCCTGTTCGGGAAATTCGTATTTACACTCGTTCCCGTTTTCCTGGCAGACTTTTTACTTGGAAAATGGGTACCGGATGGCGTTCCTCAAACGTTAGCTGAAGGCGGATTTAAAATTTTGCTCCTCCTCGGCTACATTACAGCGATTGCACAAACGCCGTTGATTAAAAGGCTTTTTCAATACCATGGAGCCGAGCATAAAGTGATTAACGCGTTCGAATCCGGGGTAGAATTAACAGTAGCCAATGTGCAAAAATTTTCCGCCCTGCATTATCGTTGTGGGAGCAGTTTTCTCATTTTTTCAGTGTTCGTCGGTGTTGTGATTTACTCCCTGTTTAGTTATGACTCCCTGACGGAGAGGGTCGTACAACGCATTGTTCTTTTGCCACTGGTAATCGGCGTCTCTTATGAGGTTTTGCAGTGGACAAACAAGCTCCGTGATGTACCCGTCCTACGTTACCTTGGTTATCCAGGATTGTGGTTGCAAAAGATCACAACTCGTGAACCAGATGACAGCCAAGTCGAGGTAGCCATCGCTTCCTTCCAAAAGATGCGGGAGCTTGATCAGAAGCACGTGCAGGAAAGAATGGTTACGACCGGATAA
- a CDS encoding M28 family peptidase encodes MRSVRHYALCALLACGTILPIPFLSHRVHAEEAQDWIDSERLYSHVEQLARTARPPATETEFAAAVYVENTLRSYGYKTKLDPFSYYTYRKPTTLSLTMEEWPGQKWTVSGFTFGINGTATAEVVDAGLGRAVDFANDASRGKIALVKRGEIPFGEKVRQAAAAGAVGLIIWNDREEGWNASLGEPLDIAVPVIALSKADGTKLQKRIMDKRPVKGTVKVEGAVTTKQTSYNIVASRKPNQNDTEQVVMVSAHHDSAGLSAGANHNGSGVAALLEIARNMADKPIDTEVRFVSFGAVTSGSRGPIAYANALSAKERQAMIAAFYVEGVGSQKTELAATNPLGNENLPIQLLRAAGLSPSDKAGTREGIGAASSLAAAGIPTALVTSAGTRQATDDSIAQMDWEQIAKATKAVLSAIHKMTEHTTPAYPMGSPNGGQLRAESEALQ; translated from the coding sequence ATGCGATCTGTCCGTCATTACGCGCTATGTGCCCTGCTTGCCTGTGGAACGATATTGCCGATACCTTTCCTTTCCCATCGTGTTCATGCAGAGGAAGCTCAAGATTGGATCGATAGTGAACGCTTGTACAGCCATGTCGAGCAATTGGCAAGAACAGCCCGTCCACCTGCTACTGAAACGGAATTTGCGGCAGCTGTCTATGTGGAAAATACACTTCGCTCTTACGGGTACAAGACAAAGCTCGATCCTTTTTCTTATTATACGTACCGAAAGCCAACGACTCTATCCCTGACGATGGAAGAATGGCCGGGTCAAAAATGGACAGTAAGTGGATTTACTTTTGGGATCAATGGAACTGCGACAGCAGAGGTGGTGGATGCAGGCTTGGGTAGGGCGGTTGATTTTGCGAATGATGCCTCCAGGGGAAAGATTGCCTTGGTCAAGCGAGGAGAGATTCCGTTCGGAGAAAAAGTACGCCAGGCAGCGGCTGCCGGAGCTGTTGGACTGATCATCTGGAATGATCGGGAGGAAGGCTGGAATGCTTCCCTGGGCGAACCCTTGGATATCGCTGTTCCTGTAATCGCTTTGTCCAAGGCGGATGGTACGAAGCTCCAAAAACGCATCATGGACAAGCGGCCCGTAAAGGGAACCGTCAAGGTAGAAGGAGCCGTAACGACCAAGCAAACCTCTTATAATATCGTCGCAAGCCGAAAGCCCAATCAAAATGACACCGAGCAGGTCGTCATGGTTTCTGCTCACCATGATTCCGCCGGGTTATCAGCTGGGGCAAATCACAATGGCTCCGGTGTAGCGGCCTTGCTTGAGATAGCTCGTAATATGGCTGACAAGCCGATTGATACGGAAGTGAGGTTCGTCAGCTTTGGCGCTGTTACTTCGGGAAGCAGAGGCCCAATTGCTTATGCGAATGCCTTATCAGCCAAAGAGCGACAAGCCATGATAGCAGCCTTCTATGTCGAGGGGGTGGGCAGCCAAAAGACAGAGCTCGCTGCAACCAATCCGCTGGGTAACGAAAATCTGCCAATCCAACTCCTAAGAGCAGCGGGGTTGTCTCCTAGCGATAAGGCTGGAACGCGTGAAGGAATCGGCGCCGCAAGCTCTTTAGCCGCCGCAGGTATTCCTACCGCACTTGTGACGAGTGCGGGGACGAGACAAGCAACAGATGACTCTATCGCACAAATGGATTGGGAACAAATTGCAAAGGCGACGAAGGCGGTCCTTTCAGCGATTCACAAAATGACAGAACATACAACGCCAGCTTATCCGATGGGATCTCCAAATGGGGGACAGCTAAGAGCGGAAAGTGAGGCCCTGCAGTAA
- a CDS encoding NADPH-dependent FMN reductase: MKIVGIAGSMNANSTTKQAIHIVLEAAKAAGADVEMIHLADWKLPLYDDRDDTSTYPEIVHRFVKAVSEADGLVIGSPEYHGTMTGALKNAIDFLEGRILRDKQVAIIGVAGGSMGATNTVNTLQLIMRNLHAWPLPSSPSIPSAYNAFTPEGKLKDERLQARMEQLGQQLVQYVQMMNPTTEKQQR, translated from the coding sequence ATGAAAATTGTAGGAATAGCCGGAAGCATGAATGCCAATTCTACGACAAAACAAGCGATTCATATTGTTCTTGAAGCCGCAAAGGCTGCAGGTGCCGATGTTGAAATGATTCATCTGGCGGACTGGAAGCTGCCGCTGTACGATGATCGTGACGATACCAGTACGTACCCTGAAATTGTCCATCGATTTGTCAAAGCGGTTTCTGAAGCAGATGGACTTGTGATCGGTTCGCCTGAATACCATGGCACAATGACAGGTGCTTTGAAAAACGCCATTGACTTCCTGGAAGGGCGCATTTTGCGTGACAAGCAGGTTGCCATCATTGGTGTCGCTGGTGGAAGCATGGGTGCTACGAATACGGTCAACACCTTGCAGTTAATCATGCGCAATTTGCATGCATGGCCGTTGCCATCTAGCCCTTCCATCCCAAGTGCTTACAATGCCTTTACTCCAGAAGGCAAGCTCAAGGATGAGCGATTGCAGGCGCGCATGGAGCAGTTGGGTCAACAGCTCGTACAATATGTCCAAATGATGAATCCAACAACAGAAAAACAGCAGCGATAG
- a CDS encoding RNA polymerase sigma factor: protein MQDDWLLIQQVQKGNRDAYAHLVDKYKERLYSYLYRMTGQQQDAQDLTQEAFIKAYCQLDKYKPTDAFLAWLYRIASNLCIDAWRKNKHYAKTPLEETRLIESDTPEKAYLEKEKQDTLQQQIMALREEYRVVFMLKYLEQMSYKEISEILHVPVTTVQMRIHHAKKKLRASIAQEMSGGAAIYELLQN, encoded by the coding sequence TTGCAGGATGATTGGTTGCTCATACAACAGGTACAAAAAGGGAATCGGGATGCCTACGCGCACCTGGTCGACAAGTACAAAGAACGATTATACAGCTATCTTTATCGAATGACGGGACAGCAGCAGGATGCTCAAGACCTGACACAAGAGGCTTTCATCAAAGCGTACTGTCAGTTGGATAAATATAAGCCGACAGATGCTTTTTTGGCCTGGCTGTATCGGATTGCGTCCAACTTGTGTATAGACGCGTGGCGCAAGAACAAGCACTATGCCAAAACACCTTTGGAAGAGACAAGACTGATTGAATCTGATACACCGGAAAAAGCGTATTTGGAAAAAGAAAAGCAAGATACCTTGCAGCAGCAAATCATGGCGTTGAGGGAAGAATACCGCGTTGTGTTTATGCTGAAATACTTGGAACAGATGAGCTACAAAGAGATTAGCGAAATTTTGCATGTTCCGGTTACAACCGTACAAATGCGTATCCATCACGCCAAGAAAAAGCTCCGGGCTAGTATCGCGCAAGAAATGTCAGGAGGTGCAGCTATCTATGAATTGCTCCAAAACTGA
- a CDS encoding patatin-like phospholipase family protein: MKADAVFEGGGVKGIAFIGALRVMEENGYTWERLAGTSAGSIVAALLGAGYSSHELKPIFEELDYLHFLKRSGLVRLPLIGPIYELVVREGIYRADRIELFIEELLLRKGVRTFGDLPPGKLKVVASDVTNGKMLILPDDLARYGVEPDHFPVARAVRMSSSIPFFFQPAKLTSAGHVHYIVDGALLSNYPVWLFDVPGTPRWPTIGFRLTDDQDKREATRIKGLFSFSRGLLATMLDAHDRLYVEKAKAVRTIFIHTLGVRTTQFQLSKEIRQQLFESGEAAAHKFLAQWDFEDYVKVFRNHSPKILV, translated from the coding sequence GTGAAAGCGGATGCAGTCTTTGAAGGTGGCGGCGTAAAAGGAATCGCTTTTATCGGTGCCTTGCGAGTCATGGAGGAGAATGGATACACATGGGAAAGACTCGCAGGTACCTCGGCAGGCTCCATTGTTGCAGCTTTGCTCGGCGCAGGCTATTCCAGCCATGAGTTGAAACCGATCTTTGAAGAGCTGGATTACCTCCACTTTCTCAAACGCTCAGGGCTGGTCAGGCTCCCTCTCATCGGACCAATCTATGAACTAGTCGTGCGAGAAGGGATTTATCGAGCAGATCGAATCGAGTTGTTCATAGAGGAGTTGTTATTACGAAAAGGAGTGAGAACATTCGGAGATCTTCCTCCTGGTAAGCTGAAGGTTGTCGCATCTGATGTCACAAACGGAAAAATGCTTATCCTTCCCGATGATTTGGCACGGTATGGTGTAGAACCCGATCATTTCCCTGTGGCACGAGCTGTTCGTATGTCTTCCTCCATTCCGTTCTTTTTTCAGCCTGCAAAGCTGACAAGTGCTGGACATGTGCATTACATCGTCGATGGCGCATTATTGAGCAACTACCCCGTTTGGTTATTTGATGTACCAGGGACTCCGCGGTGGCCGACGATCGGTTTTCGTCTGACTGATGATCAAGACAAGAGAGAAGCGACTAGAATCAAAGGTCTTTTTTCCTTCTCCCGGGGATTGCTGGCAACTATGCTCGATGCTCATGACCGCCTGTATGTGGAAAAGGCAAAAGCCGTTCGGACGATTTTCATCCATACATTAGGGGTCAGAACCACTCAATTTCAGCTGTCAAAAGAAATCAGGCAACAATTGTTTGAGTCAGGGGAGGCAGCGGCTCACAAATTTTTGGCACAATGGGATTTTGAAGATTACGTCAAAGTGTTTCGCAATCATTCACCGAAAATACTGGTCTAA
- a CDS encoding M24 family metallopeptidase: MKQRLHKLREALTQVGAEAFITEKTENRFYLSGFTGSTGWVIVTETEAFLVTDFRYVEQAHEQAPEFTVINNERKAVEAMAKLLQEKGIKRLAFESSVSFSTYQEWNKGFNGVELVPTSGLLEKIRMFKDESEMVIIREAVRIAEAAFTHIQGYIKPGVRESDVALELEYFMRKQGATGSAFDIIVASGVRGALPHGRASEKVIQAGEMVTLDFGAAYQGYHSDITRTLSVGEPDPKMREIYDIVLRAQLAGLEALKPGVSAKDADAATRDLITAAGYGDAYGHSAGHGLGLEVHELPGLSTVSTFVLEPGMLVTMEPGIYVTGLGGVRIEDDVWITADGHENLNKSTKELLILPV; the protein is encoded by the coding sequence ATGAAACAACGTCTGCATAAATTGCGCGAGGCACTTACACAAGTGGGAGCAGAGGCGTTTATTACCGAAAAAACAGAGAATCGCTTCTACTTGAGCGGTTTCACCGGATCAACGGGATGGGTAATTGTCACGGAAACAGAAGCGTTTCTCGTCACTGATTTCCGCTATGTGGAACAAGCCCACGAACAAGCACCTGAATTTACAGTGATCAATAACGAAAGAAAAGCTGTGGAAGCGATGGCAAAGCTTTTGCAAGAAAAAGGGATCAAGCGCTTGGCATTCGAGAGCAGCGTGTCCTTTAGCACGTATCAGGAATGGAACAAAGGATTCAACGGAGTAGAGCTGGTGCCAACAAGCGGTCTGCTTGAAAAAATTCGCATGTTTAAAGACGAATCCGAGATGGTTATCATTCGTGAAGCGGTTCGTATCGCGGAAGCAGCATTTACGCATATTCAAGGCTACATCAAGCCAGGTGTGCGTGAATCCGATGTTGCCTTGGAATTGGAGTACTTCATGCGCAAGCAAGGTGCGACAGGCTCTGCTTTTGATATTATCGTAGCGTCAGGTGTGCGCGGCGCTCTGCCACATGGACGTGCGTCCGAGAAAGTGATTCAGGCAGGGGAAATGGTTACACTCGACTTTGGTGCTGCTTATCAGGGCTATCATTCCGATATCACACGCACATTGTCTGTGGGAGAGCCAGACCCGAAAATGCGTGAAATCTACGATATCGTTCTGCGTGCACAGCTGGCAGGTTTAGAAGCACTGAAGCCAGGTGTATCCGCAAAAGACGCTGACGCAGCAACGAGAGATCTCATCACAGCAGCAGGCTATGGGGATGCCTATGGACATAGCGCAGGTCATGGTCTCGGATTGGAAGTTCACGAGCTGCCAGGGCTTTCGACTGTGAGCACCTTCGTATTGGAGCCAGGTATGCTCGTAACGATGGAGCCAGGCATTTACGTGACAGGACTTGGTGGCGTTCGAATCGAAGACGATGTGTGGATTACAGCTGATGGCCATGAGAACCTGAACAAGTCTACGAAAGAGTTGCTCATTTTGCCTGTGTAA
- the ant(6) gene encoding aminoglycoside 6-adenylyltransferase: protein MRTEQEMMNMLIDFARKDDRIRLVTLEGSRTNKNIPADPFQDYDVSYFVTEMASFKENDQWLDVFGNRIMMQKPEDMELFPSELGNWFSYLMLFEDGNKVDLTLIPIDETEQYFAESDGLVEILLDKDELIKHEVLPSDRQYWTRKPSAREFDDCCNEFWMVSTYVVKGLARKEILFAIDHLNEIARPNLLRMMAWQIGCEKGFTFSVGKNYKFIDRYLPKEDWEALLSSYNENGYPQMWESLFICYELFRKYSKAVAENLEYPYPDYDEAITKYAEHIYHSWK from the coding sequence TTGAGAACGGAACAAGAAATGATGAACATGCTGATTGATTTCGCTAGGAAGGATGATCGAATCCGCTTGGTAACCTTGGAAGGGTCACGCACGAACAAAAATATACCAGCTGATCCTTTCCAAGATTATGATGTTTCGTATTTTGTGACTGAGATGGCTTCTTTCAAGGAAAATGATCAATGGCTCGATGTTTTTGGGAATCGGATCATGATGCAAAAACCGGAGGATATGGAGCTTTTTCCGTCCGAGTTAGGGAATTGGTTTTCCTATCTCATGCTATTTGAGGATGGAAATAAAGTGGATCTGACGCTGATCCCGATAGACGAGACAGAGCAGTATTTTGCAGAAAGCGACGGTCTGGTTGAGATTTTGCTAGATAAAGACGAGCTTATCAAACACGAGGTGCTCCCTTCCGATCGCCAATATTGGACCCGGAAGCCAAGTGCCAGAGAGTTTGATGACTGCTGCAATGAATTTTGGATGGTATCTACTTATGTTGTCAAAGGTTTGGCGAGAAAAGAAATTCTGTTTGCGATTGACCATCTCAACGAAATTGCCCGACCAAATTTGCTCCGCATGATGGCTTGGCAAATCGGATGTGAGAAAGGATTTACCTTTAGTGTCGGGAAAAACTACAAATTTATCGATCGCTATCTTCCAAAAGAAGACTGGGAAGCGTTACTATCCAGCTATAACGAAAACGGCTACCCGCAGATGTGGGAATCGTTATTCATTTGCTATGAGCTATTTCGAAAGTACTCCAAAGCGGTGGCAGAAAATCTCGAATATCCGTATCCAGATTACGATGAAGCCATTACCAAGTACGCGGAACATATCTACCATTCATGGAAATGA
- a CDS encoding membrane protein, giving the protein MDKVAWYIAVLFAGSALGGFYLGGYEWLRFFTYFGSWGTIGIALAALGLGWFGVQLLTFCHRKQIRSLYELYYVLFGEAFASSLSAITHILLLGYTGVMLGQQADFLLEEFSPLWFILLTIAAVFFILNRWRWIVTATAISLSGGLLLFGLIFSAQSHVPIPSLGYQLNVNWLIHAVFFLALHFLIGLATTLPLAVRASHERTVRSGAIIGAGIFLLFTLLGQAILLAHWHDSHASVLPIKQILVQMMPGGDWLLAILSFVHGGVIIAALLYSLSHPIATRQHLQMLPLIVAMLLTVFVFSLLTLVVPWSMSAIASAATYCGMFLMGWYVWKQPN; this is encoded by the coding sequence ATGGACAAAGTCGCTTGGTATATCGCTGTGCTTTTTGCAGGGTCTGCGTTAGGTGGATTCTACTTGGGCGGATATGAATGGTTACGCTTTTTTACTTATTTCGGTTCTTGGGGGACAATAGGCATTGCCCTTGCGGCTCTTGGCCTCGGCTGGTTCGGCGTCCAGCTGTTGACCTTTTGCCATCGCAAGCAAATTCGCTCCCTGTACGAGCTGTACTACGTATTGTTTGGCGAAGCGTTCGCTTCTAGCCTATCTGCCATCACCCACATTCTGCTATTGGGGTATACAGGAGTCATGCTTGGCCAACAGGCAGATTTCCTCTTGGAGGAGTTCTCTCCTCTATGGTTCATCCTTCTGACCATTGCAGCCGTCTTCTTTATCTTAAATCGTTGGCGATGGATTGTCACTGCAACAGCCATATCTCTATCCGGCGGTTTATTATTATTCGGATTGATTTTCAGCGCACAATCCCATGTCCCAATACCGAGCTTGGGTTATCAACTGAATGTGAACTGGCTGATTCACGCCGTATTTTTCCTAGCCTTGCATTTTCTCATCGGCTTGGCCACGACTTTACCACTGGCAGTACGTGCGTCCCATGAGCGAACGGTACGGAGTGGAGCAATCATCGGAGCCGGAATCTTCCTTTTGTTCACGCTGTTAGGTCAAGCTATTCTTCTTGCCCACTGGCATGATTCCCACGCCTCTGTACTGCCCATCAAACAAATTTTAGTTCAAATGATGCCAGGTGGCGATTGGCTTCTCGCTATTCTCTCATTTGTGCATGGCGGAGTCATCATCGCCGCCCTACTCTATTCGTTGTCACATCCAATAGCGACACGTCAACATCTGCAAATGCTTCCGCTGATTGTCGCCATGCTGCTTACCGTATTTGTATTCTCTCTTCTCACACTCGTTGTTCCATGGAGTATGTCTGCAATCGCCAGTGCAGCGACCTATTGCGGCATGTTCTTAATGGGCTGGTACGTTTGGAAACAACCGAATTGA
- the efp gene encoding elongation factor P, producing MISVNDFRTGLTIEVDGNIFTVLEFQHVKPGKGAAFVRSKLRNLRSGNTTEMTFRGGEKVNPARIESSTMQYLYASGDEYTFMNTETYEQMTFTRNQIERELRFLKENMNVQIMQYNGETIGIQLPNTVELVVTECEPGVKGDTASNVTKKATLETGFVVNVPLFVEEGERLIIDTRTEAYVSRA from the coding sequence ATGATCTCTGTAAACGATTTTCGTACCGGTTTGACAATCGAAGTGGATGGCAATATTTTTACCGTGCTAGAATTCCAACACGTAAAACCAGGTAAAGGTGCGGCATTCGTTCGCTCCAAACTGCGCAATCTGCGTAGCGGCAACACAACAGAAATGACCTTCCGCGGCGGTGAAAAAGTTAACCCTGCCCGCATCGAATCCAGCACGATGCAATACCTGTATGCGAGCGGAGACGAGTACACTTTCATGAATACTGAAACATATGAGCAAATGACGTTCACTCGCAACCAAATCGAGCGTGAGCTGCGTTTCCTCAAAGAAAACATGAACGTGCAAATCATGCAGTACAACGGAGAAACAATCGGTATTCAATTGCCGAATACAGTTGAACTCGTTGTAACTGAATGTGAGCCAGGTGTAAAAGGTGACACTGCTTCTAACGTAACAAAGAAAGCAACCTTGGAAACTGGTTTCGTAGTAAACGTTCCTCTCTTCGTAGAAGAAGGAGAGCGTCTGATCATCGATACTCGTACGGAAGCATACGTTTCCCGCGCGTAA